From Glycine max cultivar Williams 82 chromosome 11, Glycine_max_v4.0, whole genome shotgun sequence, the proteins below share one genomic window:
- the LOC100791974 gene encoding probable xyloglucan endotransglucosylase/hydrolase protein 6 has protein sequence MSMAIINTFGNVGVYYIVLLLSWFLVSGVCVWGRPATFLQDFEITWSETHIRQIDQGRAIQLILDQNSGCGFASKSKYMFGRVSMKIKLIPGDSAGTVTAFYMNSDTDTVRDELDFEFLGNRSGQPYTVQTNIYAHGKGDREQRVNLWFDPSADFHTYTIMWNHHHIVFYVDDFPIRVYKNSEGKGIPYPTMQAMGVYSTLWEADNWATRGGLEKIDWSKAPFYAYYKDFDIEGCPVPGPANCASNQSNWWEGAAYQALNAIEARRYRWVRLNHIIYDYCQDKSRFSVTPPECLAGI, from the exons ttattattatcatggtTTCTCGTATCTGGTGTGTGTGTTTGGGGACGACCCGCCACTTTTCTGCAAGACTTTGAAATCACGTGGTCAGAGACTCATATCAGGCAAATTGATCAAGGCAGAGCCATCCAACTCATTCTAGACCAAAACTCTG GTTGTGGCTTTGCCTCCAAGAGTAAGTACATGTTTGGCCGTGTTAGCATGAAGATCAAGCTCATTCCGGGAGACTCTGCTGGCACTGTCACTGCATTTTAT ATGAATTCTGACACCGACACTGTACGTGATGAGCTGGATTTTGAGTTCTTGGGGAACCGTAGTGGCCAGCCTTACACAGTTCAGACAAACATCTATGCTCACGGAAAAGGAGATAGAGAACAAAGGGTCAACCTCTGGTTTGACCCTTCTGCGGATTTTCACACTTATACTATTATGTGGAATCATCATCATATCGT GTTCTACGTTGATGATTTTCCCATTAGAGTGTACAAGAACAGTGAGGGAAAGGGAATCCCATACCCAACAATGCAAGCAATGGGAGTGTATTCAACATTGTGGGAGGCTGATAATTGGGCAACAAGAGGGGGGTTGGAGAAAATTGATTGGAGTAAGGCACCTTTTTATGCATATTACAAGGACTTTGACATTGAAGGGTGCCCAGTGCCAGGACCTGCCAACTGTGCCTCTAACCAAAGTAATTGGTGGGAAGGGGCTGCATACCAAGCTCTTAATGCCATTGAAGCCCGAAGGTACAGGTGGGTTCGTCTCAACCATATCATCTATGATTACTGCCAAGATAAGTCAAGGTTCTCAGTGACCCCACCAGAGTGCCTTGCCGGCATTTAA